Proteins from a genomic interval of Aquabacterium sp. J223:
- a CDS encoding HDOD domain-containing protein: MLRTTAETLEGLAGREDAVDANLLGETIADDPLMALKVLVTVARLHGDRMVTSAETVTAALVVMGISPFFREFGALATVEERLAAAGPHALAGLRAVWRRSARAARFALGFAVHRLDHDAAVIHQAALLHDFAEMLLWCHAPALALAVVEQQRLRPGLRSHEAQREVLKVELADLQQSLMKAWRLPELLVRIADDRKADAPQVRNVQVAIRLARHSRDGWEHPGLADDLRDAGELLHLRPDAVLALVCGLDDDLPA, translated from the coding sequence GTGCTGCGCACCACCGCCGAAACGCTGGAAGGGCTGGCGGGCCGGGAGGATGCCGTCGACGCCAACCTGCTCGGCGAGACCATCGCGGACGACCCGTTGATGGCGCTGAAGGTGCTCGTGACCGTCGCCCGGCTCCACGGCGACCGCATGGTCACCAGCGCCGAGACGGTAACGGCCGCGCTCGTCGTCATGGGCATCTCGCCGTTTTTCCGGGAGTTCGGCGCCCTGGCGACGGTGGAGGAGCGGCTGGCCGCCGCCGGCCCGCACGCCCTGGCAGGGCTGCGGGCGGTGTGGCGGCGTTCTGCGCGCGCCGCGCGGTTCGCGCTGGGCTTCGCTGTGCACCGGCTCGATCACGACGCCGCCGTCATCCACCAGGCGGCGCTGTTGCACGACTTCGCGGAGATGCTGTTGTGGTGCCATGCCCCCGCGCTGGCACTGGCCGTCGTCGAACAGCAGCGCCTTCGTCCCGGGCTGCGATCGCACGAGGCCCAACGGGAAGTGCTGAAAGTCGAACTGGCCGACCTGCAGCAATCGCTCATGAAAGCCTGGCGCCTGCCCGAACTGCTGGTGCGCATTGCCGACGACCGGAAGGCCGATGCGCCGCAGGTCCGCAACGTTCAAGTGGCCATTCGCCTGGCGCGGCACAGCCGGGACGGCTGGGAGCACCCCGGGTTGGCCGACGATCTGCGTGACGCAGGAGAACTGCTGCACCTGCGCCCCGATGCCGTCCTGGCGCTGGTGTGCGGACTGGACGACGACCTGCCGGCGTAG
- the htpG gene encoding molecular chaperone HtpG, producing the protein MTQPKQTLSFQAEVQQILHLVTHSLYSNKEIFLRELISNASDACDKLRFEALHEAKLLEDAPDLKVQLLVDEAARTLTIRDNGIGMSGDEAVAHLGTIAKSGTREFMSRLEGDQKKDASLIGQFGVGFYSGFIVADRITVESRRAGLSPEEGVRWSSDGTGQFDVEPITRATRGTDVILHLREGEEDFLQPWKLRSIVSRYSDHISLPILMRKQVWDGDKGEQRDTDEWETVNKAAALWTRSKADITDAEYQEFYKQLTYDTEPPLAYTHNRVEGRSEYTQLLYIPAKAPFDLWNRDKRGGVKLYVKRVFIMDDAEALMPVYLRFVKGVIDSADLPLNVSRELLQESRDVKAIREGSTKRVLTMLEDLAENQKDRYAQFWEDFGAVLKEGIGEDNANRERLAKLLRFASTHADAGVSFADYAGRMKEGQEAIYYITADTLAAAKSSPQLEIFRKKGIEVLLLTDRVDEWMLSHLYEFDGKPLQSVAKGAVDLGALQDEGEKQQADQAAKAIKPVIERLKTALKDRAKDVRVTGRLVESPACLVVEEGDMSAHLARLLKQAGQQAPASQPILEVNAEHPLVKRLESDPRFDDLAHLLFDQAWLAEGGQLEDPAAHVRRVTRLLLEPVSG; encoded by the coding sequence ATGACCCAACCGAAACAGACCCTGTCCTTTCAGGCGGAGGTGCAGCAGATCCTCCACCTCGTCACGCACTCGCTGTACTCGAACAAGGAGATCTTCCTTCGCGAGTTGATCTCGAACGCGTCCGACGCCTGCGACAAGCTCCGCTTCGAGGCGCTGCACGAGGCCAAGTTGCTGGAGGACGCGCCCGACCTGAAGGTGCAACTGCTGGTGGACGAGGCGGCGCGGACGCTGACCATCCGAGACAACGGCATCGGCATGAGCGGGGACGAGGCCGTGGCCCACCTCGGCACCATCGCCAAGAGCGGGACGCGGGAGTTCATGTCCCGCCTGGAAGGCGACCAGAAGAAGGACGCCAGCCTGATCGGCCAGTTCGGTGTGGGCTTCTATTCGGGCTTCATCGTCGCCGACCGCATCACCGTCGAGTCGCGGCGCGCCGGGCTGTCGCCGGAGGAAGGCGTGCGCTGGTCCTCCGATGGCACCGGCCAGTTCGATGTCGAACCGATCACCCGGGCCACCCGTGGCACCGACGTGATCCTGCACCTGCGCGAGGGCGAAGAGGACTTCCTGCAGCCCTGGAAGCTGCGCTCCATCGTGTCCCGCTACTCGGACCACATCTCGTTGCCCATCCTGATGCGAAAGCAGGTCTGGGACGGCGACAAGGGGGAGCAGCGCGACACCGACGAATGGGAGACGGTCAACAAGGCCGCCGCGTTGTGGACCCGCTCGAAGGCCGACATCACCGATGCAGAGTACCAGGAGTTCTACAAGCAGCTCACCTACGACACCGAGCCGCCGCTGGCCTACACCCACAACCGTGTGGAGGGCCGCAGCGAGTACACCCAGCTGCTCTACATCCCGGCCAAGGCGCCGTTCGACCTCTGGAACCGCGACAAGCGCGGCGGCGTGAAGCTGTACGTCAAGCGCGTCTTCATCATGGACGACGCCGAGGCGCTGATGCCGGTGTACCTGCGCTTCGTCAAGGGCGTCATCGACTCGGCCGACCTGCCGCTCAACGTGAGCCGCGAGCTGCTGCAGGAAAGCCGCGACGTGAAGGCCATCCGCGAAGGCTCGACCAAGCGCGTCCTGACGATGCTGGAGGACCTGGCCGAGAACCAGAAGGACCGCTACGCCCAGTTCTGGGAGGACTTCGGCGCCGTGCTGAAGGAGGGCATCGGGGAGGACAACGCCAACCGCGAGCGGCTGGCCAAGCTGCTGCGTTTCGCCTCGACGCACGCCGACGCCGGCGTGTCCTTCGCCGACTACGCGGGCCGCATGAAGGAGGGGCAGGAGGCGATCTACTACATCACCGCCGACACCCTGGCGGCGGCGAAGAGCAGCCCCCAGCTCGAGATCTTCCGCAAGAAGGGCATCGAGGTGCTGCTGCTGACCGACCGCGTGGACGAGTGGATGCTGAGCCACCTCTACGAATTCGACGGCAAGCCGCTGCAGAGCGTGGCCAAGGGCGCCGTGGACCTGGGCGCGTTGCAGGACGAAGGCGAGAAGCAGCAGGCCGATCAGGCGGCCAAGGCGATCAAGCCGGTGATCGAGCGGCTGAAGACGGCGTTGAAGGACCGCGCGAAGGACGTCCGCGTCACCGGCCGCCTGGTCGAGTCGCCGGCCTGCCTGGTCGTCGAGGAGGGCGACATGAGCGCGCACCTTGCGCGGCTGCTGAAGCAGGCGGGGCAGCAGGCGCCCGCCAGCCAGCCCATCCTCGAGGTGAACGCCGAGCACCCCTTGGTCAAGCGGCTGGAGAGTGATCCCCGGTTCGACGACCTGGCGCACCTGCTGTTCGACCAGGCCTGGCTGGCCGAGGGCGGGCAGTTGGAGGACCCCGCGGCGCATGTCCGGCGGGTGACCCGGCTGCTGCTGGAGCCGGTTAGCGGCTGA
- a CDS encoding serine/threonine protein kinase, with amino-acid sequence MDAHPPTTSTRPASSPRDSYAGLTPPKVLDALEQVGLYGDGRLLQLNSYENRVFLLHLEDGSAVVAKFYRPGRWSRQQILEEHALVRELADDEVPAVPPLALPDGGTLGSVRLGDGVDMLFSISARHAGRAPELEDDQTLRWLGRFIARLHVVGGRRPFEHRLTLSPATWGRRAQALLLDSPWLDEPQRRPWAAACEAALQAVEGAFAAAADVPRLRLHGDCHPGNVLWREAEGPHFVDFDDACTGPAVHDLWMLASPGDPVQWAALLDGYTQIRPLSQRELTLVEPLRTLRMVHHAGWLAARWDDPAFPAAFPWFGTPAYWSQQTQQLQEQLEAMSAPPVAP; translated from the coding sequence ATGGACGCCCATCCGCCCACCACCAGCACCCGGCCGGCGTCGTCGCCACGCGACAGCTATGCGGGACTGACACCGCCCAAGGTCCTCGACGCTTTGGAACAGGTCGGCCTCTACGGCGACGGCCGCCTGCTGCAGCTCAATTCCTACGAGAACCGCGTCTTCCTGCTCCACCTCGAGGACGGCTCAGCGGTCGTCGCCAAGTTCTACCGCCCGGGACGCTGGAGCCGGCAGCAGATCCTGGAGGAACACGCGCTGGTGCGCGAACTGGCCGACGACGAAGTGCCGGCGGTGCCGCCACTGGCGCTGCCCGACGGCGGAACGTTGGGCAGCGTCCGCCTGGGCGACGGGGTCGACATGCTCTTCAGCATCAGCGCCCGCCACGCCGGCCGCGCGCCGGAATTGGAAGACGACCAGACCCTGCGCTGGTTGGGCCGCTTCATCGCCCGTCTGCATGTCGTCGGCGGCCGGCGGCCCTTCGAGCACCGGCTGACCCTCTCACCGGCCACCTGGGGCCGGCGCGCCCAGGCACTGTTGCTCGACAGCCCCTGGCTGGACGAACCGCAGCGGCGGCCCTGGGCGGCGGCCTGCGAGGCCGCCTTGCAGGCGGTCGAAGGCGCCTTCGCCGCCGCGGCCGACGTGCCGCGCCTGCGGCTGCACGGCGACTGCCATCCCGGCAACGTGCTGTGGCGTGAGGCGGAGGGGCCGCACTTCGTCGACTTCGACGACGCCTGCACCGGCCCGGCGGTGCACGACCTGTGGATGCTGGCTTCACCCGGCGATCCGGTGCAGTGGGCGGCGCTGCTCGACGGCTACACGCAGATTCGTCCGCTGTCGCAGCGCGAGCTGACGCTGGTGGAACCGCTGCGCACGCTGCGGATGGTGCACCACGCCGGCTGGCTGGCCGCGCGGTGGGACGACCCGGCCTTCCCGGCCGCCTTCCCCTGGTTCGGCACGCCGGCCTACTGGAGCCAGCAGACCCAGCAGTTGCAGGAGCAACTGGAGGCGATGTCCGCCCCGCCCGTCGCGCCGTGA
- a CDS encoding DUF2726 domain-containing protein, with amino-acid sequence MQPMLPWIVALAAAALAVVLAGLLLLARRAPRPKPLPTEWALTPRPVFSAEERRVYRQLREALPHHIVLSKLPLVRFCQPDDPEEVRYWYELLGSTHVTFAVCSANGRVLAAVDLHNDRANSRRVLQIKQAVLAACRVRYLRCPADHLPSIPELQLLVPSGANATRGPQPAPSVRPAREPSGEIAGTRRRERAPLWQDSTAFQDSFFSPDLRQDAGGPGSAGFGPSTMPSTPAQPVPGESPDDIVGIVVDSPRTPPAGRA; translated from the coding sequence ATGCAGCCGATGCTCCCCTGGATTGTTGCCCTCGCAGCGGCCGCACTGGCCGTGGTGCTCGCGGGGCTTCTGCTGCTCGCCCGCAGGGCTCCCCGGCCCAAGCCGCTGCCCACCGAGTGGGCGCTGACCCCGCGGCCGGTGTTCAGCGCCGAGGAACGCCGGGTGTACCGTCAGCTGCGCGAGGCGCTGCCGCACCACATCGTGCTGTCCAAGCTGCCGCTGGTGCGCTTCTGCCAGCCCGACGACCCGGAGGAAGTGCGCTACTGGTACGAGCTGCTGGGCAGCACGCACGTGACCTTCGCCGTGTGCAGCGCCAACGGCCGCGTCCTGGCGGCCGTCGACCTGCACAACGACCGCGCCAACTCCCGGCGCGTGCTGCAGATCAAGCAGGCCGTGCTGGCGGCATGCCGGGTGCGGTACCTGCGTTGCCCGGCCGACCACCTGCCCTCGATCCCCGAGCTGCAGTTGCTCGTCCCCAGCGGCGCCAACGCGACGCGGGGTCCGCAGCCGGCCCCCAGCGTTCGGCCCGCACGCGAGCCGTCGGGCGAGATCGCCGGCACGCGACGTCGAGAGCGGGCCCCGTTGTGGCAGGACTCGACCGCATTCCAGGATTCCTTCTTCAGCCCGGACCTGCGGCAGGACGCTGGTGGCCCGGGAAGCGCCGGCTTCGGCCCGTCGACCATGCCCTCGACCCCCGCCCAGCCGGTCCCGGGCGAGAGCCCCGACGACATCGTTGGCATCGTCGTCGACTCGCCGCGCACACCGCCCGCCGGACGCGCCTGA
- the rplM gene encoding 50S ribosomal protein L13: MKTFSAKPAEVKHEWFVIDATDKVLGRVASEVALRLRGKHKAIYTPHVDTGDFIIVVNADKLRVTGNKANDKIYYRHSGYPGGIYATKFKDMQAKHPGRALEKAVKGMLPKGPLGYAMVKKLKVYAGGSHPHTAQQPKTLDI, encoded by the coding sequence ATGAAGACCTTCAGCGCCAAGCCGGCCGAAGTGAAGCACGAGTGGTTTGTGATTGACGCCACCGACAAGGTGCTCGGACGTGTTGCCAGCGAAGTGGCACTCCGTTTGCGCGGCAAGCACAAGGCCATCTACACGCCTCACGTGGACACCGGCGACTTCATCATCGTCGTCAACGCCGACAAGCTCCGTGTCACCGGCAACAAGGCCAACGACAAGATCTACTACCGGCATTCGGGCTACCCCGGTGGCATCTACGCCACCAAGTTCAAGGACATGCAGGCCAAGCACCCCGGCCGCGCCCTTGAAAAGGCGGTCAAGGGCATGCTGCCCAAGGGCCCGCTGGGTTACGCCATGGTGAAGAAGCTGAAGGTGTATGCCGGTGGATCGCACCCGCACACCGCCCAGCAGCCCAAGACGCTGGACATCTAA
- the rpsI gene encoding 30S ribosomal protein S9: MIGNWNYGTGRRKSSVARVFIKRGSGQIVVNGKPVEQYFGRQTSIMIVKQPLFLTNNVEAFDIKVNVHGGGESGQAGAVRHGITRALIDYDATLKPDLSRAGFVTRDAREVERKKVGLHGARRRKQFSKR, translated from the coding sequence ATGATCGGAAATTGGAACTACGGTACCGGCCGTCGCAAGTCCTCGGTGGCTCGCGTGTTCATCAAGCGAGGCTCGGGCCAGATCGTCGTCAACGGCAAGCCGGTGGAGCAGTACTTCGGCCGCCAGACGTCGATCATGATCGTCAAGCAGCCGCTGTTCTTGACGAACAACGTCGAAGCCTTCGACATCAAGGTGAACGTCCATGGCGGCGGCGAGTCGGGCCAGGCCGGCGCGGTGCGCCACGGCATCACCCGCGCGCTGATCGACTACGACGCGACGCTCAAGCCGGACCTGTCGCGGGCCGGTTTCGTGACCCGCGATGCGCGCGAGGTCGAGCGCAAGAAGGTCGGTCTGCACGGCGCCCGCCGCCGCAAGCAGTTCAGCAAGCGCTGA